A segment of the Candida albicans SC5314 chromosome 2, complete sequence genome:
ACACTCACCGTTTCTAACTGCTTAACCTATTACTATTAAGAATTCGCTATTGTTTTTTACTGATTGCTTTACATTTTATTTACTTGATGAGGAGTTTATAGTATCCTTCTTTTAGGATGCCTTCTCCTTGAACTTTTTactttgtattttttttctttggattgtttatatttatatgtTATATAGTTTATAAACGTCTTTATTGCGGCGGTCTTAATTTTCGCATGCGGTCTTGCtaacaaaatttgttagCAATGCGGTCTTAAACCCGCGAGCAGAAAAAGATGGCTTGGCTGTYCATTCTCTCAGTACTTCCCAATTCCCTTGCYACTTCCATTGCCACGTCGACTTCCATGTCTCTCAGAGTAGTTTCCAATCCCTTAAAAATCATACCCGAGCTGCAATAATTTCCCGCGAATCCCTGACTAGCTTGGCCAGCAACRGTTTCGCCATCCGTGAATTTCCAACACCTRATTCCCATGTCCCCACTGTYGACTTCTCTCAAAGCACATTKCCAATTACTCAGACTTCACACTCCATCTTCATTACCCTTTTCTCTGTCTGGCCCTCTCTCCCaagaatattttctttGACTTTCGCTGGCAATTTTCTCTGCTTTCAAACAATTTGCTAAAATTCCTTCCAACGACATGGCAGTTCTCTCACGTCTTGKTCTAGCATTAGATTTAGCCCCATCTCTCAACCACCCACTGATTTGacatctttttcaaaataagtTTTCCAAATAAAATGACTTTTCCATAAACTCTTTATCTCCCGGGTGTCTRACTTCCAATTCAAGTATCATTCACATCTGCATAATCCATTTTACCTGATTGTCTGAATATCTGACtgattgttgattgattgttgattgcctggttgttgaagaaaaaaactgGTGTAAaatagtttgtttttttctgcCAKYTTTTTTTCtgccatctttttttgttgacgTGTCCCYSGCTCACCGATCACCCACGGGTCTCCCACCGGCACCCCGATTTTCACAACTACACAATCAACTGCCTCCAAAACAGTCAAATAACTTACCCACTAAACTTCACAATAGAGTCGCAACKTTAATAGTTSTTCTGACTTGTTTAGCTGTTTCTAAATTTAACTTTTGCCATCTTAAACTCAAAAAATAGACTTCCCTTACTCCTTTCAGTAAATTCTATTCTCctgcttcttctttgaaGTTAATTCTCTTACTATACACAATTACAAGTCTAAAACTCTATTATTTGCTGTGCatcaattctttgtttgaatttccCCATTTTCACCCCAACTAGAACCAACTTTTAGCTCAGAATTTTTGCAAACTCGAGCCCAAAATTTTCCTCTCCTCGGAAATAACTTATTCCCGAAAATGGCAAAAAATGTCGTCGCCTCAAAAAAGATGRCAAAATTTYCCCAtacaaaattaaagatgaCAAAAAATGTCgcaccaccaaaaaaagatggcaaaaaaaagtcgcacccccaaaaaaagatggcaAAAATATGTCgcaccaccaaaaaaaagtcgcatagttaaaaaaaagatgacaaaaaaatgtcGTAAAATCGGCCAAAACTGACTAAAACGGGCTCTAGCTCAACAMCCAAAAGAGGYATCRACTTCTAACCTTGATAGGTAGAATCTACAGAGTGAGAGCTATCTAGTGGTGCTTTAAAAAGTGCAAAAAGTGGGYATCTACCTACTGTTTTTCCGCCTTTTCTACTCACCCACCTTTAACCGCGCATATCTCGGCAACCAGTGCTCCGTTTGCTCCCAAACACAGCCCATCMTATTCCYACACCCCTAAACAACCTATATAAGCCCTAAAAACccataaaaaaaaccccaaaaaaacttggtaaatttttgtcatctttttttgacaRCTTGTAAAATCTTtgccatcttttttttcgcgcctaacaaaatttgttagcaaaaaaatttttgccATCTTTTTTCCGCGTTTCCATTAGTATGGAACAACACGGGGGGTCCTTGTAGGTTGTGTTGATAGAGCAGGTAGAGCAGGTAGAGATGTGTTCGTATKTTTGTGCGTATTTTTGCGCATTGTGGGGTGTTGTTGCGCATTGTTGCGCATTTTTTCTGTTGACCACGGATGTCTAACTTCAAGCGAGCACCCGAGCAAAGCGAGAGTCACACAAACAAGTTTAGATTTAGCAATAATTTTCTAGCCAATASAGGCCACACACCTCGAGTGAGCAACACTTCTCCAACTGCCGCACCACAACCGTACGGATGCtcacctttttttttttttYYTTTTTGGGGTGCTTGCACCCCCTTTAGTCCGGATGTGTGTGAGAATGARTTGGGTGTGCGGATGCTTTAGATAGTTGATTGAYTGTACGGATGTTTGACTTGGGTAGGGTGCTGTTCAATTAGAGGGTGGTTTATTTGAGAGCGTTTTAATTTGGGTTCGAGGAGTTGTTGAGGTATAGAGTATTTCAAAATRGGAATGTTGTTCCAAACTAGGGGGGTTGTTCAATTAGGTATGAAAGTGGTTCAAATCAGTGAATAAGTTTAATCTTGATGTAGTTGTTCAATCTTAGAGTAGTTCAAATTTGAAGAGAGTTCTAGATTGGTGTAGTTGTTTTAGAGTTAGTGTTGAGAGAKGTTTAAATCAAGGGTAGTTCCGGTACAGTGAKTTGTTTAATCACAGAGTAGTTGAAATTTGAAGAGACTTCCAAATTGGGTTGGGTGTTGTTCAATTAGAGAGCTGTTTATTTGAGAGAGTTGTAATTTAGGTTCTAGGAGTTGTTCAAACTCAGAGTTGCTCATTTGAGAAGAGATTTCCAAATCGATTGTACAGTTATTCAAGTTTGCCATCCGGTTAATACATTGGTTAAAAATAGGGATACACTGTTTCTCACGTGTAGTTTCCAAGAGAGATATTCAATTACTGAGTGGTTCATTTGAGAGTGTGCCgaattggttgaattgGGGTTGTTAAATCTGGTTTAAATAGTTCTGGTACAGTGAGTTGAGAGTTCTAGAGATATTCWAATTTATTWCCAGATTAAAgcatttgttgatattgctGCAAATTAGAGCAGTAAGTTAGATcattttgaattggttACAGAACTGCTAGTGTGGGCTAACGAGTGGGTTAATTGTTGTGGTGATTACAGCAGGGGGTAGTTTTAGAGTGGTTCAGCTTGGTTAGRCAWTTGTTAGTGTTAGCTAGATCTTGAGGGATTTTTGAATTCGGAGTTGMTAACACGTACAAGTCGYTCTTGTTGGCAGTTAGACTTCCGTAAATTAAACCAGTGGCCCCCCCTTGGTTAGTCTTGGCTGGGGCTACATCTGAAGRTGtccaaaaaattttgggaAAATTCAWCWCTATCTCTGATGAAGAACCTTCGGGATGAAATTTGATCGACAAATTTCTCTTCACCTGTCGTTACCGCGTTTTTATGTAAGCTTCATTTTTATGATCTGATTACTCCTTGAATGACTTTTCCTCTACAACTGTGCTTGATGTCTTATAGASAYGGGTTTATCCTCCAATTCAGAGTTTCTGCTTCGTTTGGCCTACAGTTAGTCTTGCCATTCGAGGTGTCTYTCTATACATCTACATGCTTCACTACCCCCTACTRACCCCCTCTCTTTGTTCGCCCAAGTCACCCAGTTCGGACTATAATGCACCACCTCCTGGTAAGCAGGTACCATATCCCTCCACTTCCACCTGCATACCCAACATGATACTTCTTGTTCCAGTCCAACTCTAGCTGGCTGATCCCATTGCGGTCCTTGTAGATGTAGTTGCCCTTCTCTCYGGAATATTCSTGAGAATTAGTCCTAGTACACGATAGRcattaatttttaataagCAAAAAACAGAGTAAATAAAGTTTACGCCCACTAAAAGTGTCTACTRAAACTCGGTCTCTATATCCTAAATacctttcttttctcttctKTTTATACTAATTCCCGGCTCTCGATGAGtgcaaatttttcaccaatGTTGACCTAATACGTACRACTTATATTAATGGAATCTGAGTATCAGTGAACACTTGATAGTATATTAATCACTATGTGTGCGTATGTAGATATATACTTCCTCAACAGACCGATCCTTCGGAGGTCGTGTCTCCGTCTACACTCTGGGTGTAGATGTCCCTATATATCAAGGTGKTATTTCCCTGACACAAACGTCGCATAAACCAACAAGAATAATTTTATCACACCTTTATTTCCCCCCACCATGCCAGAAAACCTCCAAACAAGATTACATAACTCACTCGACgagatattgaaatcatcagGATACATATTTGAGATAATCGACCAAAACAGAAAACAAAGCAATGTGATAACTAGCCCCAACAACGAACTAATCCAAAAATCCATAACCCAACTGCTCAACGGCGAAATCCAAAACTTCCATGCTATTCTAGACCAAACAGTGTCGAAACTCAATGATGCAGAGTGGTGTCTCGGCGTTATggttgaaaagaaaaagaaacttgACGAATTGAAAGTCAAAGAAGAAGCGGCAAGaaagaaggaagaagaggccaagaagaaggaagaaGAGGTCAAGAAAAAGGCAGAGGAAGCGAAGAAgtgttttattttacttTTCTGTCAAATTTGCACTACTTTTAATTTGTGTGCAAATATTCTATTTTACTTGATTTTTATatacttttattttacAATACTTTTTTATAGGACTTTTTatatcttttctttatcaactCATCTTTTATACAATATATTCTTACGATTATAACTTTCAATTAAGAAATACAACTTYTTATTAGCATTCTCCTACAAGTTCTTAAGTTCCTAGGAAATTCTTCGAAACTATAATTAAAGACGAAAAGTGTAAAACAAACAGAAGGCAGAGGAGGCYAARAAGGCAGAGACCGCCCCACAAAAGTTTGACAACTTTGACGACTTTATTGGCTTTGACATCAACGACAATACCAACGACGAAGACATGTTGTCCAACATGGACTACGAGGACCTAAAATTGGACGACAAAGTACCTGCCACCACAGACAACAACTTGGACATGAACAACATACTTGAAAACGACGAGCTGATACTAGACGGGTTGAAC
Coding sequences within it:
- the TLO5 gene encoding Tlo5p (Member of a family of telomere-proximal genes of unknown function; may be spliced in vivo), whose amino-acid sequence is MPENLQTRLHNSLDEILKSSGYIFEIIDQNRKQSNVITSPNNELIQKSITQSLNGEIQNFHAILDQTVSKLNDAEWCLGVMVEKKKKLDELKVKEEAARKKEEEAKKKEEEVKKKAEEAKKCFILLFCQICTTFNLCANILFYLIFIYFYFTILFYRTFYIFSLSTHLLYNIFLRL